The genomic stretch TTCAAAAAACAATGCCAAAATCAAGAAAACGAACATTCAAGACTAAACGAGGCGTTTTAAAACGAATCTATCGCAGGGATCTCATTTGGAATGACAATCGCAAAAAGGATTTTGAAAATCAACAAAGTTTTTGAAAGAGTCATAAAAAATAATTAAAAAAAAAAGAATAAAAATACCAAAAAATTAGATATTTCCCAAATAAACATTTTTAATTCCCTTATCCATAGCAATTTCTTTTGCCTTGAACAATATTTCAGGATTTGTAGGTGAAATATCATTCATTTTATAATAAGGAAATGCTCTTGAAAAATGAACAGGGACATTTTCATCCAATTCATTTACAACAAAATCACATAATGCATTAATTTCATCAACAGAATCATTGTAGTCATTGATTATGAGATTTGTAATTTCAAGGTGTTTACCTGCAAGATAAATACTTCTTAAATTATCTAAAATAACATCCAAATCCGCTCCACAGACTTTTTTATAAAAATCATCGGACATGGATTTCAAGTCTATATTAAATGCATCAACAAAACCTAAAACTTCCTGAAGAGACTTGTTTGAAAAGTATCCATTACTTACATAGATGACTTTAAGATTTTTCTGCTTTGCAAGTAGAGAAGTTTTCTTGTTGAATGGTAAGTGTATAGTAGGTTCGTTATACGTCCAAGCAATAGACTTACAATCATACTTAAGTGCATTTTCCACAATTGCTTCTGGCGTTATTTTAACACCTCTTGAATAGTCACCATATTCATGAGAAATCATATAGTTCTGACAGTGTAAACATATCATATTACACCCAAAACCACCAATTGAATATGTTAAAGTCCCTGATAAAAATTTATTTAACGGCTTTTTTTCAATAGGATCAGGGCTTAGTGATGAAACAATACCATAGGATTCATCAAATAGTTCTCCATTGACATTTTTATGTTGACGACAAACTCCAAAACTTCCATCAGCTATTTTACAGTAGTTAGCACAGATTTCACATCTGATTTTTTGTGTCTTGGAACTTTTTTTATATAAATCATTATTCACTAACATAGTGTTCATAACCCTTATTTTTAATTTTATCAACAAAACCATTTTCCAAGGTAATTTCAACAACATCACTGTCAGTTACCTCGCCAATAACCTTATAATCAATAGGTAATTTCTCTAAATCGTCTTTAGATATTGTAAAAAGCAATTCAAAATCTTCACCAACATGAAGAATTAAATCAAGATAATCCAAGTCAAGCCCATTAGCCATGTTTTTATACTCATCACTAATGTCTAATAACTCTTCATAAATCATAAAACCAAAATTATCCTTTTTAATCTCATATAATTCACTTGCAAGCCCGTCAGTAATATCAGTAGCAGATGTTGCTCCATAATCCTTTAGAATTTGTCCTTCTTTAATTCTGGCCTTTGGTTTAAGAGCTTTTTCAACATAAATATTATCTAAAGTTTCAAGCTCAAAACCTAGTGCAGCAAGACCTATATCACCTGTAATAGCTACTAAATCCCCTTGTTTATAGGTATTTTTCATCAAAGGCTTATCACAGGTTCCA from Methanobacteriaceae archaeon encodes the following:
- the thiL gene encoding thiamine-phosphate kinase → MTLKVSDIGEKELVKYIIANSKKITPDDTAVTPFLDLNLISTCDMLIQSRHFPKNMSYFDMGFKAVTVNVSDLAAMGAEPLGFLLSIAIPKDLEVDSFKQIIDGVFKACDYYSIPLIGGDTNEASEIIISGTALGTCDKPLMKNTYKQGDLVAITGDIGLAALGFELETLDNIYVEKALKPKARIKEGQILKDYGATSATDITDGLASELYEIKKDNFGFMIYEELLDISDEYKNMANGLDLDYLDLILHVGEDFELLFTISKDDLEKLPIDYKVIGEVTDSDVVEITLENGFVDKIKNKGYEHYVSE
- the amrS gene encoding AmmeMemoRadiSam system radical SAM enzyme produces the protein MLVNNDLYKKSSKTQKIRCEICANYCKIADGSFGVCRQHKNVNGELFDESYGIVSSLSPDPIEKKPLNKFLSGTLTYSIGGFGCNMICLHCQNYMISHEYGDYSRGVKITPEAIVENALKYDCKSIAWTYNEPTIHLPFNKKTSLLAKQKNLKVIYVSNGYFSNKSLQEVLGFVDAFNIDLKSMSDDFYKKVCGADLDVILDNLRSIYLAGKHLEITNLIINDYNDSVDEINALCDFVVNELDENVPVHFSRAFPYYKMNDISPTNPEILFKAKEIAMDKGIKNVYLGNI